Genomic segment of bacterium:
CCAGCGCTCCTCGGGATAGGTCTGCACGACCTTTCTGTGGAACATGTTGCGCAGCGTGATCCCGAGTCCCTGCAGGATCGCCGGCAGGTAGAGGCGCTCGTAGAGGCCCCGGCTGAGCGGGCGCTTAACCTTCATGCCGGCCTGCGACCTCCAGTTTGTCGGTGGCGGTCTGCGCGAGCAGGGGCGCAAACCAGTCGCTGTCCAGCGGCCGGCGGCCGGCCACGGGATGCCAGCTTCGCAGGCTGCGCGAGCGGCCCCAGGTGTTCGTCACCGTGCCGACCAGATCCACCGGCGCCCGCCGCGCGAGCACGACCGCCGCGGCGGCGCGCGCTGCCTCGAGGCCGTCGCACTGGAGGATGAGCGCCCCACTCGCCAGGTCCAGCGCCTGCTCGCCGCGCGCGGGCTCGGGGAAGTCCGCGGCGGGATCGAGGCCGAAGGCGAAGACGACGTCCGCCTCGCCCCCCTGCAGACTGGCGAGGGGATCCGGGCCCGGCCAGGCCGCCGCCGCCGCGAGCAGGCGGCGGCGATTCAGCCCCGGCAGGAGCCAGAGCAGGCGCGTCTCCGCCCGGCGGGCGCCGAGGGCGGCAAACCAGCGCGCGTCGAGGGCGCCTCGCCGCACGAGGCTCGCGCTCACGGCGACGAGCAGGCTCTCTTCGCCCGCGAGCAACGCGGCACCCTCGCCATCCAGCCAGGCCGCCGGATCGGCCTCGACGCGCGACCAGTGGCGACTGCCGTCACCGGGCGGCGCCCAGGGGGCGCCGGGCGCCTGCACGAGGACGACCTCCCCGGGAGCCTGGCCGCCAACGCCGCCCAGGAGCCGCAGCGCGAGGATCGGATGGGCGAGTTCGGGGTCCTCCCCGAGCACCAGGACCCGGCGGAGGCGGCCGAGGCCGGCGAGCGAGTCGAGCTCGAGGCCCGAGCGGCCGAGCGCGGGGAGGAAGTCCAGTTCGGCCGGTGCCGCGGGGAAGGGGCGCACCGCGATGCGCAGCTGCCTGGCGAGCGCGGCGCAGGCTGCCAGCTCTTCGTCAGTGGCGAGACTGCCCGCGAGGACCAGCGGCTGCTGGGCCGCAGCGAGGAGCGCCCGCGCCTGGGCGGCGGCCTCGGCCGGGCTCACGGGCACCTGCACGCCCTGGCGGCGGACCAGGCACTCGGCGACGCCGCGCTCGGCGGCGTAGCCGAAGCGGCCCTTGTCGCAGAGCCACCAGTCGTTGACGGCGTGGTCGACGTCGGCCGTCAGGCGCTGCAGCACCGCCCCCTTCCACCAGCTCGTCGCCGCGCAGTGCAGCGAGCAGCCGCCGCAGGCCGTCGCCACCGCCCGCATCTCCCAGGGACGCGCCTGGAAGCGGAACTCGCGGGTC
This window contains:
- a CDS encoding 2Fe-2S iron-sulfur cluster binding domain-containing protein: MAEKVTLVYNGRPVETEAGKPLIALSRELGDEIPHFCYHPGLGVDGNCRMCLIELTGSPNLVPGCTLSAAAGMEVTTNSESVRKARQGVLEFILINHPLDCPICDKGGECPLQETTRRHGPAHSRLADPKNTAVKHRVIGEHIIFDAERCILCSRCVRYQRDVAGREELMLRMRGDRVVVDIFEERPLTSGFTGNLADICPVGALTTREFRFQARPWEMRAVATACGGCSLHCAATSWWKGAVLQRLTADVDHAVNDWWLCDKGRFGYAAERGVAECLVRRQGVQVPVSPAEAAAQARALLAAAQQPLVLAGSLATDEELAACAALARQLRIAVRPFPAAPAELDFLPALGRSGLELDSLAGLGRLRRVLVLGEDPELAHPILALRLLGGVGGQAPGEVVLVQAPGAPWAPPGDGSRHWSRVEADPAAWLDGEGAALLAGEESLLVAVSASLVRRGALDARWFAALGARRAETRLLWLLPGLNRRRLLAAAAAWPGPDPLASLQGGEADVVFAFGLDPAADFPEPARGEQALDLASGALILQCDGLEAARAAAAVVLARRAPVDLVGTVTNTWGRSRSLRSWHPVAGRRPLDSDWFAPLLAQTATDKLEVAGRHEG